From a single Lewinella sp. LCG006 genomic region:
- a CDS encoding LytR/AlgR family response regulator transcription factor, with protein sequence MMNCIIIEDQPPAQRILKKYIEDIGTLTLKATFTDALQTMEFLKTQEIDLMFLDIHLPKISGIDFLKTIPNAPAVILTTAFPDYALESYEFSVVDYLLKPFSFQRFVKAVAKVPVKNKQVSIFSPSEEKANFRKELFIKSGYELVKVLVDDILYIKSEGDYTELFLPEKKHLSSEPLRFWEEQLDKNQFIRVHKSYLIHAGKIEKIAGNQIYLKEKAIVPIGRTYKDEFLAKIN encoded by the coding sequence ATGATGAATTGTATAATCATAGAAGATCAACCACCAGCGCAGCGTATCCTCAAAAAATACATTGAAGATATTGGAACCCTCACGCTGAAAGCAACCTTTACGGACGCCCTTCAAACCATGGAGTTTTTAAAGACGCAAGAGATAGATTTGATGTTTTTAGATATTCATCTACCAAAAATATCAGGGATCGATTTTCTTAAAACCATACCCAATGCTCCTGCTGTTATCCTGACTACTGCTTTCCCTGACTATGCTTTAGAAAGCTATGAATTTAGTGTGGTCGATTATTTATTGAAACCTTTTTCGTTTCAACGCTTCGTTAAAGCAGTTGCCAAAGTGCCCGTAAAAAACAAACAAGTAAGCATTTTTTCACCCAGTGAAGAGAAGGCGAACTTTCGAAAAGAGCTGTTTATCAAATCTGGTTATGAATTGGTAAAAGTCCTTGTCGATGATATTCTCTACATAAAATCAGAGGGCGATTATACCGAGCTTTTCTTGCCTGAAAAAAAACACTTGTCATCGGAACCATTAAGGTTTTGGGAAGAGCAATTGGATAAGAATCAGTTTATTAGAGTTCACAAATCTTATTTGATCCATGCGGGAAAAATTGAAAAGATAGCTGGTAATCAAATTTATCTAAAAGAAAAAGCCATTGTCCCGATCGGTAGAACCTACAAGGATGAGTTTTTGGCGAAAATAAATTAG
- a CDS encoding DUF3050 domain-containing protein: MEQTTRIEKRLAPMRKALTEHRLYEHLQRVEDIRSFMESHVFAVWDFMSLLKALQQLLTTTTTPWVPSANPQLARFINEIVLEEESDVNEEGEPQSHFEMYLSAMEQIGANTEFIHQFIDQIKLGKDIETAAQSIDLDPAVLKFVQFTFATINSGEAHKIAAAFTFGREDVIPDMFLAIIKDEAQKVGRDQYTKLSYYLKRHIELDGDEHGPLALRMIAALCGEDQQKWEEVAQTAEAALAHRIGLWDYIANSISEQSLAAV; the protein is encoded by the coding sequence ATGGAACAAACTACACGGATTGAAAAACGCCTGGCACCCATGCGCAAAGCGCTTACGGAGCACCGCCTTTATGAGCACTTACAGCGAGTGGAGGATATACGTAGCTTTATGGAAAGTCATGTCTTTGCGGTATGGGATTTTATGTCCTTGCTAAAGGCACTACAACAGCTTTTGACCACCACCACTACGCCTTGGGTGCCAAGTGCCAACCCCCAATTAGCTAGATTTATCAACGAAATCGTTCTTGAGGAAGAGAGTGACGTCAACGAAGAGGGTGAACCTCAGAGCCACTTCGAGATGTACTTAAGTGCAATGGAGCAAATTGGTGCTAATACGGAATTCATCCACCAATTTATAGATCAGATCAAGTTGGGTAAGGACATCGAAACAGCTGCACAAAGCATTGATCTTGATCCTGCGGTTCTCAAATTTGTACAGTTTACTTTTGCAACCATTAATAGTGGAGAAGCACACAAGATTGCGGCGGCATTTACTTTTGGTCGGGAAGATGTGATTCCCGATATGTTCCTTGCCATCATCAAAGATGAAGCACAAAAAGTTGGTCGTGATCAATACACCAAATTAAGCTATTACCTCAAGCGCCATATCGAACTCGACGGCGATGAGCATGGCCCTTTAGCGCTAAGGATGATCGCTGCACTCTGTGGGGAGGATCAACAAAAATGGGAAGAAGTGGCCCAAACCGCTGAGGCCGCTTTGGCTCATCGAATAGGTTTGTGGGATTATATCGCTAACTCGATCAGCGAACAATCTCTGGCGGCGGTTTAA
- a CDS encoding TIGR03915 family putative DNA repair protein translates to MTFTYDGSFEGLLSVIFETYRLKTVATAIVPTEEWQGSLFETPLAVATNEAWADRVKKGILKKGGKKSLRLLEHCFLSEFPEVGKLIYDFVQKIMDSPKDISDNYGDDTVLKLHQIKKKIGREVHRMHAFVRFQRTQDDIYYAVIEPDFNVLPLLPDHFEKRYPAQQWLIYDSRRRYGIYYDQQQTEFVSFANDHALQYRQLPADMMAEQEVAYQVLWKSYFDSVNIKERKNPKLHLQHVPRRYWKYLSEKREQF, encoded by the coding sequence ATGACTTTTACTTACGACGGCTCTTTTGAAGGTTTACTCAGTGTCATTTTCGAGACTTACCGCTTAAAAACGGTCGCTACAGCAATTGTTCCCACTGAAGAGTGGCAAGGTAGCTTGTTTGAAACACCGCTTGCTGTAGCGACCAACGAAGCCTGGGCCGATCGGGTAAAGAAAGGCATCCTCAAAAAAGGAGGAAAAAAAAGCCTTCGGTTACTGGAGCATTGCTTTCTTTCCGAATTTCCTGAAGTGGGAAAATTGATTTATGATTTTGTCCAAAAAATAATGGACAGCCCTAAAGACATCAGCGATAATTATGGGGATGACACGGTTTTAAAGCTCCACCAAATCAAAAAGAAAATTGGCCGGGAGGTACACCGGATGCACGCATTTGTACGCTTCCAGCGAACGCAGGATGATATTTACTATGCCGTCATCGAGCCCGACTTCAACGTCCTCCCCCTTCTTCCCGACCATTTTGAAAAAAGATACCCTGCCCAGCAGTGGCTGATCTACGATAGCCGTCGCCGTTATGGAATTTATTACGACCAGCAACAAACCGAATTTGTCAGTTTTGCCAATGATCACGCCTTACAATACCGGCAATTGCCCGCAGATATGATGGCAGAGCAGGAAGTAGCATACCAGGTACTATGGAAGAGTTACTTTGATAGCGTAAATATCAAGGAACGAAAAAACCCCAAGCTGCACTTGCAACATGTACCCCGTCGCTATTGGAAGTATTTGTCGGAAAAACGGGAACAATTTTAA
- a CDS encoding head GIN domain-containing protein encodes MKYLLMLPIFALCFFSNVQAQKWWNNGIDGKGPVVEKELQLSNFSGVSLNISADVYLKQGNTQSVRVSAQQNIIDLLETNVEGNIWKIKTEENIDDHAPIKIYITVPRMTYVKLSGSGDIYTENTFTGNDVVEVGISGSGDLRFKTTARSIQAAISGSGDIELDGSTEDLSISISGSGDIDAKELMSGNCEVRISGSGGAKVHATKNLNVRVSGSGDVYYKGSPNVQSRISGSGDLQSMSGR; translated from the coding sequence ATGAAATACCTTCTAATGCTTCCCATTTTCGCCTTATGCTTTTTTTCCAATGTCCAAGCCCAAAAATGGTGGAACAATGGTATTGATGGAAAAGGGCCCGTTGTAGAAAAAGAATTACAACTCAGCAATTTTTCTGGCGTAAGCCTAAATATCAGTGCTGATGTCTACCTCAAGCAAGGCAATACCCAATCGGTAAGGGTCTCTGCCCAGCAAAACATCATCGATCTACTGGAAACAAACGTCGAAGGTAATATCTGGAAAATCAAGACCGAAGAAAACATTGATGATCACGCGCCGATAAAAATCTATATCACTGTTCCTCGGATGACTTATGTAAAGCTTTCAGGATCTGGCGACATCTACACGGAGAACACTTTTACGGGTAATGACGTTGTGGAAGTAGGTATTTCTGGTTCCGGTGATCTACGCTTTAAAACGACCGCCCGCAGCATTCAAGCTGCCATTAGTGGCTCTGGTGATATCGAGCTCGACGGCAGCACCGAAGATCTCAGTATTTCTATCTCTGGCTCCGGTGATATTGATGCTAAAGAACTCATGAGCGGCAACTGCGAGGTAAGAATTTCTGGCTCCGGCGGTGCTAAAGTGCATGCTACCAAAAACCTTAATGTACGGGTCTCTGGTTCCGGTGATGTTTATTACAAAGGTAGCCCCAATGTACAATCAAGAATTTCTGGCTCTGGGGATTTACAATCCATGAGCGGTAGATAA